The nucleotide sequence TCAACGACAATTACGGCCATTCGGTCGGCGATCGCGTCCTGATCGAAGCCGGTCGCCGCATCCGCGAAGTTTGCGAAGGCTTTGGCCCGCAGCGCGTGGAATTTGCCCGGCTTGGCGGCGACGAGTTCGGTCTCGTCGTATGCGGCGATCCCGACGACACGGACCTGGCACGGCTCGGCGAACGCATCGGCGACCAGGTCAAGCTGCCATACCAGCTCGACACCGCCCATACCGGCCTGTCCTGCTCGATCGGCTTTGCGCTATTTCCGGATTCCTCGACGACGTCGGAAGCGCTCTATGAATGCGCGGACTACTCGCTCTATCACGCCAAGCGCCATCTGCGCGGCCGTACCGTGATCTTCTCGAGCGAGCTCGAGGCCGAGATCCGCAGCCGCGGCGTCATCGAGAATCTCTTGCGCACCTCCGATTTCGGCGCCGAGATGGGGCTGGTGTTCCAGCCGATCGTGGACGCCATGAGCGAGCACACCGCGGGCTTCGAGACGCTGGCGCGCTGGAACAGCCCCCGCCTCGGCTGGGTCTCCGGCCGACTTCATTCCGGCCGCCGAGCGCATCGGCCTGATCCGGCCGCTGACCCAGGCGCTGCTCGCGCGCGCGCTCGCCACCGCCACGACCTGGCCCGATCAAATCCGCCTGTCGTTCAACCTCTCCGCCCACGACGTCTGCGCGGCCGAGGGCATCCTGCCGCTGATCTCGATCATCGAGAAGAGCGGGTTGCCGCCGCACCGGATCGATTTCGAGATCACCGAAACTGCCGTCACCTTCGACTTCGCGCGCGCGCAGCAGTCGATCGCGACGCTGAAAGCGATGGGCTGCGGCATCTCGCTGGACGATTTCGGCACCGGTTATTCCTCGCTGAGCCACGTGCACCGGCTGCCGCTCGACAAGATCAAGGTCGACCGCAGCTTCGTCGCCGACATCAACGAAAATCCGGTGAGCCACAAGATCATCAAGTCTCTCGCCGGCCTGTGCGACGACATGGAGATCGCCTGCGTCGCCGAGGGTGTCGAAACCCGCGCCCAGCTCGACAGCCTGCGCCGCCTGGGATGCGACTTCATCCAGGGCTACTACTTCGCAAAGCCGATGCCGGCCGATGCGATCGGCGATTATCTGGCGGCGGAGCGGCTACGCCTCGAAGGCAGTGCGGCCAGGGTCGTGGCCTGAGGCGCGCTTACTTCCCAAGGCTCGGCAGGTCGAGCCCCTTCTCGCGCGCACAGTCGATCGCGATGTCGTAGCCAGCATCCGCATGGCGCATGACGCCGCTGGCGGGATCGTTCCAGAGCACGCGCTCGATCCGCTTGGCCGCTTCCGGCGTGCCGTCGGCGACGATCACCATGCCGGCGTGCTGGGAATAGCCGATGCCGACGCCGCCGCCATGGTGCAGCGAGACCCAGGTCGCGCCGCTGGCGCAATTGAGCAGCGCGTTGAGCAGGGGCCAGTCGGACACCGCATCCGAACCGTCCTTCATCGCCTCGGTTTCGCGGTTGGGGCTTGCCACCGAGCCGCTGTCGAGATGATCGCGGCCGATCACGATCGGCGCTTTCAATTCACCGCGCGCCACCATCTCATTGAAGGCAAGGCCCAGGCGATGGCGATCACCGAGCCCGACCCAGCAGATCCGCGCCGGCAGCCCCTGAAACTTAATGCGCTCCCTGGCCATGTCGAGCCAGTTATGCAGATGCTTGTCGTCGGGCATCAGCTCCTTGACCTTGGCGTCGGTCCTGAAAATGTCCTCGGGATCGCCCGACAGCGCGGCCCAGCGGAACGGCCCGACACCGCGGCAGAACAGCGGGCGGATATAGGCGGGCACGAAGCCGGGGAAATCGAAGGCGTTCTTCAGGCCCATGTCCTGCGCCATCTGGCGGATGTTGTTGCCGTAGTCGAGCGTCGGAATGCCCTGCGCATGGAAATCCAGCATGGCCTGGACGTGTTCGACCATCGAGGTTTTTGAGGCGCGCTCCACGGCCTTCGGGTCAGACGCGCGCTTGGTGTCCCAATCGGCCAGCGACCAACCCTTCGGCAAGTAACCGTTGATCGGATCATGCGCGCTGGTCTGGTCGGTGACGATGTCGGGCTTGACGCCGCGGCGCACCAGCTCCGGAAAGATCTCGGCGGCATTGCCGAGCAGGCCGACCGAGACCGCCTTCTTCGTCTGTGCTGCCTCGGCCATAATCGCGAGCGCCTCGTCGAGCGTCGCAGCCTGCCGATCGAGATAGCCGGTGCACAGCCGCATCTCGATGCGGCTCGGCTGGCATTCGACGGCGAGCATCGACGCTCCGGCCATGGTCGCGGCCAGCGGCTGCGCGCCGCCCATCCCGCCGAGACCAGCGGTCAGGA is from Bradyrhizobium xenonodulans and encodes:
- the hutU gene encoding urocanate hydratase, which produces MNRRLDNDRTIRAPRGSDISAKSWLTEAPLRMLMNNLDPDVAERPSELVVYGGIGRAARDWESFDRITDALRKLEADQTLLVQSGKPVGVFRTHADAPRVLIANSNIVPHWATLDHFNELDRLGLMMYGQMTAGSWIYIGSQGIVQGTYETFVEVGRRHYGGSLAGKWILTAGLGGMGGAQPLAATMAGASMLAVECQPSRIEMRLCTGYLDRQAATLDEALAIMAEAAQTKKAVSVGLLGNAAEIFPELVRRGVKPDIVTDQTSAHDPINGYLPKGWSLADWDTKRASDPKAVERASKTSMVEHVQAMLDFHAQGIPTLDYGNNIRQMAQDMGLKNAFDFPGFVPAYIRPLFCRGVGPFRWAALSGDPEDIFRTDAKVKELMPDDKHLHNWLDMARERIKFQGLPARICWVGLGDRHRLGLAFNEMVARGELKAPIVIGRDHLDSGSVASPNRETEAMKDGSDAVSDWPLLNALLNCASGATWVSLHHGGGVGIGYSQHAGMVIVADGTPEAAKRIERVLWNDPASGVMRHADAGYDIAIDCAREKGLDLPSLGK